In Cynocephalus volans isolate mCynVol1 chromosome 16, mCynVol1.pri, whole genome shotgun sequence, the following proteins share a genomic window:
- the LOC134365089 gene encoding basic proline-rich protein-like, protein MTPRRLFHLMSTHVKEISAPSHSSRALDWDPPCSPRPGSRTHGAWSRRPSPAPNFPQLQAHLSRREGGPALGDVREAAGSPAAGVPLSRPAALPTPRPGPPGPPPSSAGPQGDPQPSGSSARLIAELRPGAGPGVGRGLSLLRPRGFPGRLMPQARRPPPPGAQPLTCRRRRRRSTLLPGGAPTRPGCGPLRSPPGQARGGAGASPERRNPPPGQPPPAPGSTRGRAGEGGHGGRRSPGSRTEPGARRGPGPGRPRGTRDRPPGAGQRPRKAQEGPGRAGRS, encoded by the exons ATGACGCCCCGGCGGTTATTCCATTTAATGTCAACTCATGTTAAGGAAATATCCGCTCCGTCTCATTCCAGCCGGGCCTTGGATTGGGATCCTCCCTGTAGCCCACGGCCGGGAAGCAGGACCCATGGGGCCTGGTCCCGGCGCCCATCGCCGGCTCCAAACTTTCCCCAACTCCAGGCCCACCTGtcacggagggagggagggccagCCCTCGGGGACGTCCGGGAGGCTGCGGGGTCTCCAGCTGCCGGCGTGCCCCTCTCTCGGCCGGCcgccctccccactcccaggccGGGGCCGCCTGGGCCTCCCCCGTCTTCGGCCGGGCCCCAAGGCGACCCGCAGCCCTCAGGGAGCTCCGCTCGCCTCATCGCCGAGCTGCGGCCCGGCGCCGGCCCCGGGGTGGGCCGGGGTCTCAGCCTCCTCAGGCCGAGAGGGTTCCCGGGACGGTTAATGCCCCAGGCCCGGCGCCCTCCCCCGCCCGGGGCTCAGCCTCTcacctgccgccgccgccgccgccgctccacGCTCCTCCCGGGAGGGGCCCCGACCCGACCCGGCTGCGGGCCGCTCCGCTCTCCCCCTGGGCAGGCCCGGGGCGGAGCCGGGGCCTCTCCTGAGCGCCGCAACCCCCCGCCCGGGCAGCCGCCGCCGGCGCCGGGCTCCACGAGAgggcgggcgggggaggggggccACGGAGGCCGCAGATCCCCGGGCTCGCGTACAGAGCCAGGCGCCCGACGCGGGCCCGGGCCCGGGCGGCCGCGGGGGACGCGGGACCGGCCTCCTGGGGCCGGACAAAGGCCAAGAAAGGCGCAGGAGGGCCCAGGCCGGGCCGGGAG ATCCTAA